The following proteins come from a genomic window of Kitasatospora sp. NBC_01246:
- a CDS encoding DAK2 domain-containing protein, with product MLTTLDAPAVRSWCQLALRALGQAREEIDALNVYPVPDGDTGTNLYLTVESAAAAVESRFTDPAGGPAPGLAETARAMARGALVGARGNSGVILAQWLRGTAEQLAQGGGADQLRAALQGAADAAYQAVAEPVEGTLLTVARVAAREATRAGDGLGQVADTAYRAARDALRRTPEQLSVLAEAGVVDAGGRGLVAVLGALADAVAGHQPMGPVALRGDVRPVESCQGHVRPPGPGYPAFEVIYLLDAPDEALPALRERLAGLGDSLVIGGGDGLWNVHVHVDDAGAAVEAGLGAGRPHQIRITHFAEAAARAGTADDRGEHEERTRVVLSVVSGAGLADLCEQAGAVVLHADPDRPPASAELAAAVRRAGAREVVLLLNDPELRAAAGAAADQLREEGVRIAVLPTRSPVQGLAALAVHEAGRRFDEDVVAMTSAAGATRYAELAVAEGESWTMAGVCQAGDVLGLIDGDVVVIGAAPAEVGASVLDRMLGAGGELVTLILGDGADEELADRLVAHARHRRPEVDAVVFHGGQESAPLLIGVE from the coding sequence GTGCTGACCACGCTCGACGCCCCGGCCGTGCGCAGCTGGTGCCAGCTGGCCCTGCGCGCGCTGGGCCAGGCCCGCGAGGAGATCGACGCACTCAACGTCTACCCCGTCCCGGACGGCGACACCGGCACCAACCTCTACCTGACCGTGGAGTCCGCCGCCGCCGCGGTGGAGAGCCGGTTCACCGACCCGGCGGGCGGCCCGGCCCCCGGGCTCGCCGAGACCGCCCGGGCGATGGCCCGGGGCGCGCTGGTCGGCGCCCGCGGCAACTCCGGCGTGATCCTCGCCCAGTGGCTGCGCGGCACCGCCGAGCAGCTGGCCCAGGGCGGTGGCGCCGACCAGCTGCGGGCCGCCCTCCAGGGGGCCGCGGACGCCGCCTACCAGGCGGTCGCCGAGCCCGTCGAGGGCACCCTGCTGACCGTCGCCCGGGTGGCCGCCCGGGAGGCGACCCGGGCCGGCGACGGGCTCGGCCAGGTCGCCGACACCGCGTACCGGGCCGCCCGGGACGCGCTGCGGCGCACTCCCGAGCAGCTCTCCGTGCTGGCCGAGGCCGGGGTGGTGGACGCCGGCGGACGCGGCCTGGTCGCCGTCCTCGGGGCGCTCGCCGACGCGGTGGCCGGCCACCAGCCGATGGGCCCGGTCGCGCTGCGCGGTGACGTCCGGCCGGTCGAGAGCTGCCAGGGGCACGTCCGGCCGCCCGGCCCGGGTTACCCCGCCTTCGAGGTGATCTACCTGCTGGACGCCCCCGACGAGGCGCTGCCCGCGCTGCGCGAGCGGCTCGCCGGACTGGGCGACTCCCTGGTGATCGGTGGCGGGGACGGCCTCTGGAACGTGCACGTCCACGTGGACGACGCGGGGGCCGCGGTGGAGGCCGGGCTGGGGGCCGGGCGGCCGCACCAGATCCGGATCACGCACTTCGCCGAGGCCGCCGCCCGGGCCGGGACCGCCGACGACCGCGGCGAGCACGAGGAGCGCACCCGGGTGGTGCTCTCGGTGGTCTCCGGCGCGGGACTGGCCGACCTCTGCGAGCAGGCCGGCGCCGTCGTGCTGCACGCCGACCCGGACCGCCCGCCGGCCAGCGCCGAACTCGCCGCCGCCGTCCGCCGGGCGGGCGCCCGGGAGGTCGTCCTGCTGCTCAACGACCCCGAGCTGCGGGCCGCCGCCGGGGCCGCCGCCGACCAGCTGCGCGAGGAGGGGGTGCGGATCGCCGTCCTGCCCACCCGGTCACCGGTCCAGGGGCTGGCCGCCCTCGCCGTGCACGAGGCCGGCCGCCGGTTCGACGAGGACGTGGTCGCCATGACCTCGGCGGCCGGCGCCACCCGGTACGCCGAGCTCGCCGTCGCCGAGGGCGAGTCCTGGACGATGGCCGGGGTCTGCCAGGCCGGGGACGTGCTCGGGCTGATCGACGGGGACGTGGTGGTGATCGGCGCCGCCCCGGCCGAGGTCGGTGCCAGCGTGCTCGACCGGATGCTCGGCGCGGGCGGCGAACTCGTCACCCTGATCCTCGGCGACGGCGCGGACGAGGAGCTGGCCGACCGGCTGGTGGCGCACGCCCGGCACCGGCGGCCGGAGGTCGACGCGGTGGTCTTCCACGGCGGGCAGGAGTCCGCGCCGCTGCTCATCGGCGTGGAGTAG
- the recG gene encoding ATP-dependent DNA helicase RecG: protein MGALDEPLTKLVGDRTAKVLADSLKLRTVGDLLHHYPRRYVERGQLTSLDELEIDEHVTVLARIEKVTLIPFRGRKGDRLEVVVTDGRSRLSLVFFNQGWRQKELRTGAQGLFAGKVGVFNRTRQLVSPDYQLLDEDTGSDAAQQFAGRLIPVYGASAQMPSWKLSICVETALTKHLSDVGEPLPAELRERHELIPLPEALELIHRPRGQADRERAQSRLRWDEAFVLQVALAQRRAADSALPAKPREPRAGGLLDAFDARLPFTLTDGQLKVSAEIAADLATEHPMHRLLQGEVGSGKTLVALRAMLAVVDAGGQAALLAPTEVLAQQHHRSIVEMMGDLAEGGLLGGSDLGTRVVLLTGSMGVPARRQAMLDMACGDAGIAIGTHALIEDKVQFQDLGLVVVDEQHRFGVEQRDALRAKGEQPPHLLVMTATPIPRTVAMTVFGDLETSVLDQLPAGRSPISTHVVPALEKPNFLARAWERVREEVAKGHQAYVVCPRIGDEEPAPDAKRKRRSVPAEDLEELTGAEPDAGAGSDDRRPPLSVVETAEKLLKGPLAGLRVEILHGRLAPDAKDEVMRRFAAGAVDVLVATTVIEVGVNVPNSTAMVIMDADRFGVSQLHQLRGRVGRGSAAGLCLLVSDMPAGSPARARLDAVAATLDGFELSRIDLEQRREGDVLGQAQSGVKSSLKVLSVLEDEEVIVTARAEATRLVAEDPELAAHPDLRTALESLLDADRAEYLEKG from the coding sequence ATGGGCGCTCTCGATGAACCACTGACCAAGCTCGTCGGCGACCGTACCGCCAAGGTGCTCGCCGACAGCCTCAAGCTGCGCACGGTCGGGGACCTGCTGCACCACTATCCGCGCCGCTACGTCGAGCGCGGCCAGCTCACCAGCCTGGACGAGCTGGAGATCGACGAGCACGTCACCGTGCTGGCCCGGATCGAGAAGGTCACCCTGATCCCGTTCCGCGGCCGCAAGGGGGACCGCCTGGAGGTGGTCGTCACCGACGGCCGCAGCCGGCTCTCGCTGGTCTTCTTCAACCAGGGCTGGCGGCAGAAGGAGCTCCGCACCGGCGCCCAGGGCCTGTTCGCCGGCAAGGTCGGCGTCTTCAACCGCACCCGCCAGCTGGTCTCGCCGGACTACCAACTGCTCGACGAGGACACCGGGTCGGACGCGGCGCAGCAGTTCGCCGGCCGGCTGATCCCGGTCTACGGAGCCAGCGCCCAGATGCCCAGCTGGAAGCTGTCCATCTGCGTCGAGACCGCCCTCACCAAGCACCTCTCCGACGTCGGCGAGCCGCTGCCCGCGGAGCTGCGCGAGCGGCACGAACTGATCCCGCTGCCCGAGGCGCTGGAGCTGATCCACCGCCCGCGCGGCCAGGCCGACCGCGAGCGCGCCCAGAGCCGGCTCCGCTGGGACGAGGCCTTCGTCCTCCAGGTCGCGCTCGCGCAGCGCCGGGCCGCCGACTCCGCCCTGCCGGCCAAGCCCCGCGAGCCCCGGGCCGGCGGCCTCCTGGACGCCTTCGACGCCCGGCTCCCGTTCACCCTCACCGACGGCCAGTTGAAGGTCTCCGCCGAGATCGCCGCGGACCTGGCCACCGAACACCCGATGCACCGGCTGCTCCAGGGCGAGGTCGGCTCCGGCAAGACGCTCGTCGCGCTGCGCGCCATGCTCGCGGTGGTCGACGCGGGCGGCCAGGCCGCCCTGCTGGCGCCCACCGAGGTGCTGGCGCAGCAGCACCACCGGTCGATCGTGGAGATGATGGGGGACCTGGCCGAGGGCGGCCTGCTGGGCGGCTCGGACCTCGGCACCCGGGTGGTGCTGCTGACCGGCTCGATGGGCGTCCCGGCGCGCCGCCAGGCGATGCTCGACATGGCCTGCGGGGACGCGGGCATCGCGATCGGCACCCACGCGCTGATCGAGGACAAGGTGCAGTTCCAGGACCTCGGCCTGGTCGTGGTGGACGAGCAGCACCGCTTCGGCGTCGAACAGCGGGACGCGCTGCGCGCCAAGGGCGAGCAGCCGCCGCACCTGCTGGTGATGACGGCCACGCCGATCCCGCGCACCGTCGCGATGACCGTCTTCGGGGACTTGGAGACGTCGGTGCTGGACCAGTTGCCGGCCGGCCGTTCGCCGATCTCCACCCATGTCGTCCCGGCCCTGGAGAAGCCCAACTTCCTGGCGCGGGCCTGGGAGCGGGTCCGCGAGGAGGTGGCCAAGGGCCACCAGGCGTACGTGGTCTGCCCCCGGATCGGGGACGAGGAGCCCGCCCCCGACGCCAAGAGGAAGCGCCGGTCCGTACCGGCCGAGGACTTGGAGGAGCTCACCGGCGCGGAGCCCGACGCGGGCGCCGGGAGCGACGACCGGCGCCCCCCGCTGTCGGTCGTCGAGACCGCCGAGAAGCTGCTGAAGGGCCCGCTGGCCGGGCTGCGGGTGGAGATCCTGCACGGCCGGCTGGCGCCCGACGCCAAGGACGAGGTGATGCGCCGGTTCGCGGCCGGCGCGGTGGACGTCCTGGTGGCGACCACGGTGATCGAGGTCGGGGTCAACGTCCCCAACTCCACCGCGATGGTGATCATGGACGCCGACCGCTTCGGCGTCTCCCAGCTGCACCAGTTGCGCGGCCGGGTCGGGCGCGGCAGCGCCGCCGGCCTCTGCCTGCTGGTCAGCGACATGCCGGCGGGCAGCCCGGCCCGGGCCCGGCTGGACGCGGTGGCCGCCACCCTGGACGGCTTCGAGCTGTCCCGGATCGACCTCGAACAGCGGCGCGAGGGCGATGTGCTGGGCCAGGCGCAGTCCGGGGTGAAGTCCTCGCTGAAGGTGCTCTCCGTGCTGGAGGACGAGGAGGTCATCGTGACCGCCCGGGCCGAGGCCACCCGGCTGGTCGCCGAGGACCCGGAGCTGGCCGCCCACCCGGACCTGCGCACCGCGCTGGAGAGCCTGCTGGACGCCGACCGCGCTGAGTACCTGGAGAAGGGCTGA